The nucleotide window TCCCAAACCACTGTTCCAGCTCCGGAATATTGGAAGACATCGCCTCGAGTTGCCGAAGATCTTTTCCACAAACAGAGCATTGAATTCGCATCGCGTCACAATAATGCTCAGATTGATCGCATGGGCCGCCCTGCTATCAATACTGTTTTCATTCCGGCTAACCCGTTCGAACCGAACGAAGCTTCCCAGAAAAACGCCTTCAACGCTGGAAAACCGCGCCGCGATCAGCGTGATTTTCGCGGTGAAGTTGTTGATACGTTGCAGATCTTTTACGGGAACGATCCGGTTGTAAACATATTGGCTGGCATTCTTCTGCCTGATATTCTCACGGTTGATACTTCTTCCACATCAGGCTTCTTGAACGGACGCAAATTGGCAGATGATGTAATCGATATTGAGCTTGGTATCGTTACCAACTCCGCAGTCACCTCTGACTGCGTCGCGAACGATTCAACATTCTCCAATACTTTTCCGTATCTTCAAGCAGCTAACTGATCTTAAGGACATTTTTCTGGGGCGATTGAACGTCGCCCCAGAATCATGAGGTTTATCATGATCAAGTTTCTTCAACAGTTCGCTTTTGTGATGATTCCCCTGTTATTAGCGCAGGCCAATCTGTTTGCACTGAGCAAAACATCGGCCACCAATCCGATTGACTCATCGATTCGTTTAATGGAACAAAGGACTCAGTCAAAACGTAACGATTCCTTCGGCTACGCCGCTCTTGGCAAATTGTATTACCAAAAAGCCCGCCAGTAGTGTAGCCTGTGGAAATCGCGAAAAACGGTTGTGAGACGGCACCAGGGCTCATTTCCGTTGTGGCGGACCACAGCATCGAATATGATATTGCGCCTGACGGCAGGTTTCTTGCGATCAAGCCAGCAGAAGAGCAGCAGCCTGTCGAACTGCACATCATCCTAAGCTGGCTCGATCATGTGAAAAGCAAGCTGACTCAGTGAGTAAGCTTGATGCGCAGACGTGCCTATCAGACTCCCTTTCTATTCCGTTTTTTCTTTCGATCGGCATTGTTGGCAAAGTCGCTGTCCCGAACTTGATGGCGGCAGTACTATAATTAGTTTCTTATGGTTTCGAGCCTTCCTTCGGGCACATTTCTTGGCCCTTACGAGATTCTCTCTCAAATTGGGGCAGGAGGGATGGGTGAAGTGTATCGGGCGAAAGACACGCGCCTGGACCGGCTCGTGGCGATTAAGATTCTTCCTGTACATCTTTCAGCAAATTCAACTCTGAAACAACGATTTGAACGCGAAGCACGTACAGTTTCAAGCTTGAATCATCCCCACATTTGCACAGTTCATGATATCGGCCGGCAGAACGAGATTGATTACCTTGTGATGGAATTCATTGAAGGAGAAACGCTGCAGTCACGGTTAGTTAGAGGGCCACTGAGCACGTCCGAATTACTAAAGTATTCGATCCACATTGCGGATGCGCTAGACAAAGCACACCGGCATGGCGTCATACATCGCGATTTAAAACCCGGAAACATCATGCTCACGAAATCCGGTGCCAAACTTCTGGATTTCGGACTCGCGCGAAAAGAAGCTCCTCTGATCCGCCAAACCGGAGATTCCGCTCTTCCTACAGCCAGCCAGCCATTAACGGCGGAGGGCACAATCCTGGGAACCCTTGCATACATGGCGCCTGAACAGCTACAAGGAAAGGAAG belongs to bacterium and includes:
- a CDS encoding DUF4331 domain-containing protein, encoding SQTTVPAPEYWKTSPRVAEDLFHKQSIEFASRHNNAQIDRMGRPAINTVFIPANPFEPNEASQKNAFNAGKPRRDQRDFRGEVVDTLQIFYGNDPVVNILAGILLPDILTVDTSSTSGFLNGRKLADDVIDIELGIVTNSAVTSDCVANDSTFSNTFPYLQAAN